The Pyrenophora tritici-repentis strain M4 chromosome 2, whole genome shotgun sequence genome window below encodes:
- a CDS encoding SPS1, Serine-threonine protein kinase codes for MGAQHLQSMHDSGTITPPLTPSISHAKSASGSSDLLNSLSTLRRGDSVSSINRPRLSLDESPRAGSTELIIFPHHLTDYEIRTDERGRMKKIGEGAWSDVYLATPCSPKPTEQSSSPTPYSPEMTPPLTPVKTVESAMALNLVPTTPSLYAVKKPAMTSAKKVLEAEARILSYLSRYPNATDHIVPFYGLDPRNGSLLLQAMDDTLEGWIQKHLNTLDPASRATKLAAVFPSIAHSLITSLQWMQEHFCTHADIKPSNILVSTNFLGSNGIIPKPVYTDFSSTILSLPDNDATITSQTSGPFGAGTWDYLDPCLLTTMTSSSPSPSSDLWSLAITLLFLILGSSPYDAFRGNKYQQREMIKAGQPLQCMGYDDQGMENIKRLRGLSKMLGRDLGAWFGKVLVKDAGKRVGIQEWKAELEGLL; via the coding sequence ATGGGTGCACAGCATCTTCAAAGCATGCACGATAGCGGCACGATTACGCCCCCGCTTACACCCAGCATATCACATGCAAAGTCCGCATCTGGGTCTTCGGACTTGTTGAACTCACTATCTACTCTACGACGTGGGGATTCGGTATCTTCGATTAACCGGCCCCGCCTGTCACTGGATGAATCACCACGTGCTGGAAGCACTGAGCTCATCATCTTTCCACACCACTTGACAGACTACGAGATCCGCACAGATGAGCGCGGTCGAATGAAGAAGATTGGCGAGGGTGCATGGAGTGACGTCTACCTAGCGACGCCGTGCTCACCCAAGCCGACCGAGCAGTCTTCATCACCGACGCCCTATAGCCCTGAGATGACGCCTCCCCTGACACCAGTAAAGACGGTCGAATCGGCTATGGCCCTCAACCTGGTACCCACAACGCCCTCCCTCTACGCCGTCAAGAAGCCAGCTATGACAAGCGCAAAGAAGGTTCTCGAGGCGGAAGCACGCATCCTCTCGTACCTATCCCGGTACCCCAACGCCACCGACCACATCGTCCCCTTCTACGGCCTCGACCCACGCAACGGCTCACTCCTCCTGCAAGCCATGGACGACACGCTGGAAGGCTGGATCCAAAAGCACCTCAACACCCTTGACCCAGCCTCACGGGCCACCAAACTCGCCGCCGTCTTCCCCAGCATCGCCCACTCCCTCATCACCTCGCTGCAGTGGATGCAAGAACACTTCTGCACCCACGCCGACATCAAACCCTCCAACATCCTCGTCTCGACCAACTTTCTCGGCTCAAACGGCATCATCCCAAAGCCAGTCTACACAGACTTCTCCTCCACCATCCTCTCTCTTCCTGACAACGACGCCACAATCACATCACAAACCTCAGGCCCCTTCGGCGCAGGAACGTGGGATTACCTAGACCCCTGTCTCCTCACCACCATGACATCTTCCTCACCTTCGCCTTCCTCAGACCTCTGGTCCCTGGCCATCACTCTGCTCTTCCTCATCTTGGGCTCGTCGCCTTATGACGCTTTCAGGGGGAATAAGTACCAGCAGCGGGAGATGATCAAGGCCGGTCAGCCACTGCAGTGCATGGGCTATGACGATCAAGGCATGGAGAATATCAAACGTCTTAGGGGGTTGAGCAAGATGCTGGGTAGGGATTTGGGCGCCTGGTTTGGCAAGGTGCTAGTTAAGGATGCGGGAAAACGGGTAGGGATACAGGAGTGGAAGGCGGAGTTGGAGGGCTTGTTGTAG